The Paenibacillus sp. YPG26 genome includes a window with the following:
- a CDS encoding neutral zinc metallopeptidase, with translation MQWKGRRGSSNVEDRRGMGGKTLVGGGIGGIIIMLLVTLLGGNGGDLLSNMTGSGTDSNSAYTPTQQEQEMKDFVSVVLADTEDVWTEVFREEGLRYQNPTLVLYTNSVQSACGTAGSSVGPFYCPGDQKLYIDLSFYDELKQKFNAPGDFAMAYVIAHEVGHHVQTLLGTSDKVMPLRQKLSEAEFNKYLVRFELQADYLAGVWANRAQGMGVLEEGDLDEALTAASAVGDDTLQKQARGYVVPESFTHGTSEQRKRWFYKGFETGRIEGGDTFSAKNL, from the coding sequence ATGCAGTGGAAAGGTAGAAGAGGAAGCTCCAACGTCGAAGACCGTAGGGGGATGGGAGGCAAGACCCTTGTAGGCGGGGGAATCGGCGGGATTATTATTATGCTGCTCGTCACTTTGCTTGGCGGGAATGGCGGTGACCTCTTGAGCAATATGACGGGGTCAGGAACAGATTCTAATTCTGCATATACCCCTACACAGCAAGAACAGGAGATGAAGGATTTCGTCTCGGTCGTGCTTGCTGATACTGAGGATGTATGGACAGAAGTGTTCAGGGAGGAAGGGCTTAGATATCAGAACCCGACTCTGGTGCTGTATACGAACAGTGTGCAGTCGGCTTGCGGGACAGCAGGATCATCGGTAGGCCCGTTCTATTGTCCTGGAGACCAGAAGCTGTATATTGATCTGAGCTTCTATGACGAGCTTAAGCAGAAGTTCAATGCGCCAGGTGATTTCGCTATGGCTTATGTGATCGCCCATGAGGTTGGACACCATGTGCAGACTCTGCTTGGAACAAGTGACAAAGTCATGCCCCTTAGGCAGAAGCTGAGTGAAGCTGAATTCAACAAGTATCTTGTACGGTTCGAGCTTCAGGCAGATTATTTGGCTGGTGTATGGGCCAACCGTGCTCAAGGGATGGGTGTGCTGGAGGAAGGCGATCTGGATGAAGCTTTGACTGCAGCCAGTGCAGTGGGGGATGACACATTGCAGAAGCAGGCAAGAGGTTATGTAGTGCCAGAGAGCTTCACCCATGGGACCTCCGAGCAGAGGAAAAGATGGTTCTACAAAGGCTTCGAGACTGGTCGTATAGAAGGCGGGGATACTTTCTCTGCCAAGAATCTGTAG
- the nirB gene encoding nitrite reductase large subunit NirB: MTKRLVMIGNGMAGVRCIEEILKLAPNEFEITVFGSEPYPNYNRILLSKVLQGDSGIQEIILHDWDWYAKHGIQLYAGEKITCIDPEKMTVLSDSGRIRRYDVLILATGSLPFMLPLPGADMPGVMAFRNITDCLQIIESARTYRKAAVIGGGLLGLEAARGLLNQGMRVEVVHNSPFLMNRQLDRTAARMLQEKLEVQGMSFLLDKNTTRVTGRRRASGLRFSDGSHISADLVIMAVGIQPNVELASRSNILVNRGIIVNDFMETSIPNIYAVGECAEHRGISYGLVAPLYEQGKVLARTVCGIQTAPYQGSILFSQLKVAGAKVFSAGQIHEENAEQSIISYDGQRGTYKKIVISPTGNIAGAVLFGDVREGTSLLELIRRNADVSALYKADSHGEVSSQSNLQIAEMSDHETVCSCNGVSKSRIMNAIREEGLETVEQIRDCTRAAGTCGGCTPRVAALLKYTLTNMETGAQNVEAICGCTTYSHDMVKEAVSCHRYEDEYQLMTSLGWTQPMGCLICRPALHYYLGSQNSYLFNTEHPLKRSGALRRSDGTYTVVPRIPGGSLSDKGLMLLNEMVRNYEIPYLRLTNGGIELPGILESNIDSLIHHLGVEVMEYQYGYPLPPITTCTDPGWQIDAFHDPVSLAVKLEMSFGNRQMPSPLYIAVSGSPRHSAGTLTKDLGFAAAPAGWEVYVGGSSQPPLVQGQLLSVEAGEEEAVKLATAFLQWYQESAWYMEPSWKWLQRMGGIIKLREELFDEQVRDDLAGRWSKQPVTEHADPYTLVIHEK; the protein is encoded by the coding sequence ATGACAAAAAGACTTGTGATGATAGGCAATGGAATGGCGGGAGTGAGGTGCATTGAAGAAATCTTGAAGCTTGCACCGAATGAATTTGAAATTACAGTGTTCGGAAGCGAACCCTATCCCAATTATAACCGCATTCTGCTATCTAAAGTGCTCCAAGGAGATTCAGGGATCCAGGAGATTATTCTCCATGATTGGGATTGGTATGCCAAACACGGAATTCAGCTGTATGCCGGAGAGAAGATCACTTGTATAGATCCTGAGAAGATGACCGTACTGTCAGATTCCGGGAGAATTCGCAGGTATGATGTGCTGATTCTAGCTACAGGCTCCCTGCCCTTCATGCTTCCTCTACCGGGTGCCGACATGCCTGGCGTAATGGCCTTCCGTAATATCACAGATTGCCTTCAGATTATCGAATCAGCCCGGACATATCGCAAAGCAGCAGTGATCGGTGGAGGATTATTAGGTCTTGAGGCAGCACGGGGACTACTTAATCAAGGCATGAGGGTTGAGGTCGTCCACAATTCCCCCTTTCTGATGAACCGCCAGTTGGACAGGACTGCGGCCCGGATGCTTCAAGAGAAGCTTGAGGTACAGGGGATGAGCTTCCTTCTGGATAAGAATACTACCCGAGTTACGGGACGAAGGAGGGCTTCGGGGCTGCGCTTCTCCGATGGATCGCATATTTCAGCTGATCTGGTGATCATGGCGGTCGGTATCCAGCCAAATGTGGAATTGGCTTCAAGAAGCAACATTTTGGTGAATCGCGGTATTATCGTGAACGATTTCATGGAGACCAGTATCCCGAATATCTACGCAGTTGGTGAATGCGCCGAGCATCGCGGCATTTCTTATGGACTGGTAGCTCCACTTTATGAACAAGGGAAGGTGCTCGCCCGCACCGTGTGCGGCATACAGACAGCTCCTTACCAAGGCTCCATATTATTCTCTCAGCTAAAGGTTGCGGGTGCTAAGGTGTTCTCGGCAGGACAAATTCATGAAGAAAATGCCGAACAGTCCATCATTTCCTATGACGGTCAGAGAGGAACTTATAAGAAGATTGTAATCTCTCCTACAGGTAACATAGCAGGAGCAGTGTTATTTGGAGATGTACGGGAGGGAACGAGCCTGCTTGAGCTTATTCGTCGCAACGCGGACGTATCTGCATTATACAAGGCGGACAGCCACGGAGAAGTCTCGTCCCAGAGCAATCTGCAGATTGCTGAAATGTCAGATCATGAGACCGTCTGCTCTTGTAACGGGGTCAGTAAGTCGAGAATTATGAACGCTATACGTGAGGAAGGACTGGAGACAGTTGAGCAAATCCGGGACTGTACCAGGGCGGCTGGAACCTGCGGTGGATGTACCCCACGGGTAGCTGCACTTTTGAAATATACCCTTACGAACATGGAGACGGGGGCTCAGAACGTAGAAGCTATTTGCGGATGCACAACCTACTCTCATGACATGGTTAAGGAGGCAGTTTCTTGTCATCGTTACGAGGACGAGTACCAACTCATGACCTCGCTGGGTTGGACTCAACCTATGGGCTGCCTGATTTGTCGGCCTGCTCTTCATTATTATCTAGGCTCACAGAATTCCTATCTGTTCAATACGGAGCATCCGCTAAAGAGGTCCGGGGCTCTAAGAAGGAGTGATGGAACTTATACAGTGGTTCCTCGAATTCCAGGTGGAAGTCTGAGTGATAAGGGGCTGATGCTACTTAACGAAATGGTGAGGAACTACGAAATTCCGTATCTTCGGCTAACGAATGGAGGAATAGAACTGCCTGGGATTTTGGAATCCAATATCGATTCACTCATCCACCATCTTGGAGTAGAGGTAATGGAATATCAATACGGTTATCCCCTGCCCCCAATTACGACTTGTACAGATCCAGGCTGGCAAATAGATGCCTTCCATGATCCGGTCAGCTTGGCAGTCAAGCTTGAAATGAGCTTCGGGAACAGGCAGATGCCGAGCCCGCTCTACATCGCAGTCTCTGGAAGCCCCCGGCATTCAGCTGGGACTCTAACCAAGGATTTGGGCTTCGCCGCGGCGCCAGCCGGATGGGAGGTGTACGTGGGAGGAAGCAGCCAGCCGCCGCTTGTTCAAGGGCAGCTCTTGTCTGTGGAAGCCGGCGAGGAAGAGGCGGTGAAGCTTGCGACAGCCTTCTTGCAGTGGTACCAGGAGTCGGCATGGTACATGGAACCAAGCTGGAAATGGCTTCAGCGTATGGGCGGGATCATTAAGCTGCGTGAAGAGCTGTTCGATGAGCAGGTCAGAGATGATCTCGCGGGGCGCTGGAGCAAGCAGCCTGTTACTGAGCATGCTGATCCGTATACCCTTGTGATTCATGAAAAATAA